ATAATTATTATCTTTATAAAAAGAAGTTAATAGCTTGCTTAAAACATTTTATTTTTAACTCTTTCTAGAATTCTTTGATAACCGATTTATATTTAATGCATCAATCTAAATTAAAAGGAGAGATGTTAAATATATGAAATCAAAGACAAAGTATTTAAGCTTAAGCTTGCTTTTAAATTTTATTAGTTGTGACTTACTATTTAATGGTGAACTTAAAGATAAATCCGTTGATTTACTCGGTAAAATTTATTCTGTATTAGATACTAGCAAAGAAACTGTTAATCCTTCTGATAATGCTCATCAAAATAGTATTCCTAAAAAGTCAAGAAAAAATAAAAGACATACAAAAAAAGATCAGTTACCACAAAGAATAAGTGGCTTTACTAAAAAAGGTACTCTTCAAAGCACAGAAGGGGAAACAAATTTTCCAAGTCTTAGTGGAATATCCCCTGTTGGCATTAATTACAATGCACGCCCAGACAATTTTAAAAACACCTCAAGTAGCAATTATCTTCAAGGCAATGAAATCATCGATTCAAATAGCCTTGACTTCTCTTATGACTCTGCATATAGCCTAAGTGGACAAAACAGTTTTAGTCAAGATTACTATGAGGAAGATGAAGACGATTACAATTACAACAACTATGATCAGGAAGATGAGGATGAAGAGGACGATGACAACTACGGGGAATATGAAGACGAAGACGATAAAGAAGAGGCAAGATTAGACAAGGAATACAAATCACGTTCAAGAAAAACCAAAAATAGCGTGAAGAAAGCACTTGAAATAGCTAGACAAATAAGATATGATTGGGGGACAGTTGAATTCCTTACAATGAAATTAGACCCTAATTATGGAATAAGATCTACAAAAGAGGAAAAACAAGAGTATCAAGAAAAATTATCTAAGTTTAATAAAAACAAGTTAACAGAAGATCTCACAAAACTTTTAAGTGCAATTGAAGAAAGTCTAAATGACGCTATAGCTCTTACTAATATTCCTGAATACCCTGGTAGCTTCCAAAGCGATCTAGATTCAAAGACAAAATTAGAGAAACTTAAAACAGAAATAAGCTCTTTGCTTGCAAAGGTGCAAGTAAGTCATAAAACTAATTATCAAGCATACAAAGAAATAGAATCACCCAAAAGAATACCTCCACAGACTAAATATGAGTTGAAGAAAGTACTAAGATTACTTGACGGCACTACTGGTGCTAGATAAATTTGTATTTAACAATTAAGTACTTTAAATTAAAAGTAAAGATAGTCTATAAATAAGCCTATCTTTACTTTTATATATACTCATTTAATTATTGTATAAAACCTTATATTCCTGATTTAACAAATCTCTCTTTTTTAAACTCTCAGCATTCAATCTTCATAAATCTTCAAAATCTGTTTATTATTCAATAATAATAAAAATCTTTAAAATATTTCAAAAACAGCTTAGGATAATAATCCTTACGCTTAAAATGTAATAAAAAAATAAATGCATAATCAAATTTTGAATATAATTATTTTTAGAAATTTATTTAAATAAAATTTAAGAGAGTCCCTTGTAAAAGGAACTCTTCTTGCAAATACTAATGTTTAAAATATTTAAACCTTTGCTATCTCTATCTTACAAGATTTGCTAAAAAAAATGTAGCCTCTTTAATGAGGTTTTCTATACCCTTCATTGCTCCCGCTGTTTCAATTATTCTCATAGAAGAAGATTCTAACTGCTCTAAAGAATTTTCTGCATATCGTCGTGCTTCTCTGGATAATTGTTTTGGCAAATTACTGTTTACTCTTCTAAAGGAGTAACCTACACGTGACGCACTCTCTAATCTCTTGGTAATAGCTTCTTTTAAAGTTTTTTGTGCTTCTTCAAACAAGCATTTTGCAGATATTCGCTCATTAAGTCCACTATCAACTTGAGTCATAAGCATATCAAGATTAGACCTCTCCTCATTTAACCTATTTTGCAATTGAGTTAACTTTCTTATCTTTTCTATATTTTCCTTATGCTTTTTGCTTAGTGATGTTCTTTCACTCTGAATTTTTTCCATTATATCATAAAAATCAGCTCTTACTCGCTCATATCTATCTTTAAGCTCATGTGCATTCTCAATTAATTGCTGGAATCCGGATTTCTCAAGAACACTTTTTACCTTTTCAATTTCTGCTTCTGCTTCCTTTTCTTCTTTAGTATTTGGAATTAAATCCTCTTCTTTTATCTCTATCTTTTCTTCTTGAATATAATATGGATACCCTTGTTGAGATACTGAAATCCCCACATTAACAGGCACTACAGGTTCTACTTCAATGTCTTGTTGTATTATTTCACGCTCTTCGAGACCATTGACAATCTCTTCCTGTTCTTCTTGAATGTCTTGATTTCCTTGTATATAGTGTAAATCTTTATTTTTTTTGTTTCCATCTAAAAATTTTTCCCTTGCTTCACCTAGCAAATCATTAAGGGCATTTATATCACATGATAACAAACACAATAACATGAACATACATACTGTTAAAATACTTTTCTTCATATTTGCCTCCTGGGATATTAAATTACTCAATTATTGGGTCTTAATATTGAAATAAAATAATTATTTATCAATATATACCATTTAATTTAAATGGCAAAAATAATTTTATAAAATTGCAATTATTTTAATCTATGTCAATTAAAAGCCATATAAAATTATTTTACTAAGTAAATTTATAAATCAAATAAAAAAAAGTTAAAAATAAAAACAGAAGCTAAGATCTTCTGCTACATTTTTGATATAATTTCTAAAAAATACCGAACACCTGTATAAATCTTTTGTATTAATTTTGAATTCTAAGCTCATTGGCTCTTTTAACCTTTAACAAGCTCACTTAAAACTATTTGCTATGTAATTACTGGTTGTGCATATCCCATAAAAAAACTCCTTATGTAATTGTAATATAATATTT
Above is a genomic segment from Borrelia hermsii DAH containing:
- a CDS encoding P12 family lipoprotein, whose amino-acid sequence is MKKSILTVCMFMLLCLLSCDINALNDLLGEAREKFLDGNKKNKDLHYIQGNQDIQEEQEEIVNGLEEREIIQQDIEVEPVVPVNVGISVSQQGYPYYIQEEKIEIKEEDLIPNTKEEKEAEAEIEKVKSVLEKSGFQQLIENAHELKDRYERVRADFYDIMEKIQSERTSLSKKHKENIEKIRKLTQLQNRLNEERSNLDMLMTQVDSGLNERISAKCLFEEAQKTLKEAITKRLESASRVGYSFRRVNSNLPKQLSREARRYAENSLEQLESSSMRIIETAGAMKGIENLIKEATFFLANLVR